The Mycetohabitans endofungorum genome contains a region encoding:
- a CDS encoding RelA/SpoT family protein has protein sequence MSPESETRAQSPTATLDDALAFVQEHASGVRLGSGEMLVDHAQGTAQIVNTLNVDLPSSVAAALFPVIPYLSEPERLLRERFGEDVLQLVTDVRKLLRLSVIGMQATRPDSDMGRDAQAHRRAQVEALRKMLVAFAQDIRVVLIRLASRLQTLRFYAAHKLTPPAGLPRETLEIYAPLANRLGIWQLKWELEDLAFRFEEPATYKRIAKLLDERRVERESYVRDAIARLKRELAAANIEADVSGRPKHIYSIWRKMRGKKLEFSELNDVRAFRVIVPDVKDCYTVLGIVHNIWQPVPREFDDYISRPKPNGYKSLHTVVIGDDGRAFEVQIRTHDMHHFAEYGIAAHWRYKEAGTRGYDGQFAASDKYDEKIAWLRQLLAWKDEVSGSDSSSQPWEQLRQTPLDDHIYVLTPQARVVALPQGATPVDFAYYVHSELGHRCRGARVDGAMVPLNTPLRNGQTVEIVAVKQGGPSRDWLNPQLGYLHSARAKQKVRAWFNAIELQETVASGRAAVEKTLQREGRTSVNLEELAAKLGFKTTDELFLQVGKDELSLRSVEQALRDAPAAEPSGLEPANFKWRSSGASVASGASTGVLVVGVDALLTQLAKCCRPAPPDEIAGFVTRGKGVSIHRSDCASFLRMAARVPERVLHTAWSNDVLSGRGQSVYPIDLAVEAVDRQGLLRDITEVFAREKINLVGVKTQTHRNVAYMQFTVEVSNSAQVQRAATLLGDVQGVVRAKRRQ, from the coding sequence ATGAGTCCCGAATCCGAAACCCGCGCCCAGTCGCCGACAGCGACGCTTGACGACGCGCTTGCTTTTGTGCAGGAGCACGCCAGTGGGGTGCGCCTTGGGTCGGGCGAGATGCTCGTGGATCACGCGCAGGGCACCGCGCAGATCGTCAATACGCTGAACGTCGATCTTCCGTCATCCGTGGCGGCGGCACTCTTCCCGGTGATTCCCTACCTGAGCGAACCGGAACGTTTGCTGCGCGAGCGTTTCGGCGAAGACGTACTGCAACTGGTCACGGATGTGCGCAAGCTGCTGCGGCTCAGCGTGATTGGCATGCAGGCGACGAGACCCGATAGCGACATGGGCCGCGACGCGCAGGCGCATCGTCGCGCGCAGGTTGAGGCACTGCGCAAGATGCTGGTGGCGTTTGCGCAGGATATCCGCGTTGTGCTAATCCGGCTCGCGTCGCGGCTGCAGACGCTGCGCTTTTATGCGGCGCACAAGCTGACGCCGCCGGCAGGGTTGCCGCGCGAGACGCTGGAGATCTATGCGCCGCTTGCGAACCGCCTCGGCATCTGGCAACTGAAATGGGAGCTGGAGGACCTCGCGTTCCGTTTCGAGGAGCCGGCGACCTACAAGCGTATCGCGAAGTTGCTCGACGAGCGGCGGGTCGAGCGTGAATCGTACGTGCGCGATGCGATCGCGCGCCTGAAGCGTGAACTCGCGGCGGCGAACATCGAGGCGGACGTGAGCGGACGTCCTAAGCACATTTACAGCATCTGGCGCAAGATGCGCGGCAAAAAACTCGAGTTCTCCGAGCTCAACGATGTACGCGCGTTCCGCGTGATCGTGCCGGACGTCAAGGACTGTTATACAGTGCTTGGTATCGTGCACAACATCTGGCAGCCGGTGCCTCGCGAGTTCGATGACTATATATCCCGGCCGAAGCCCAATGGCTACAAGTCGTTGCATACGGTGGTGATCGGCGATGACGGCCGGGCATTTGAAGTGCAGATCCGCACGCACGACATGCATCATTTTGCCGAATATGGCATTGCCGCGCATTGGCGCTACAAAGAGGCGGGAACCCGCGGATACGACGGCCAGTTTGCCGCCAGCGACAAGTACGACGAGAAGATCGCGTGGCTGCGGCAGCTGCTTGCGTGGAAGGATGAAGTGTCGGGCAGCGACTCGTCGTCGCAACCGTGGGAGCAACTGCGACAGACGCCGCTAGACGACCATATCTACGTGCTGACGCCTCAGGCGCGTGTGGTGGCGCTGCCGCAGGGGGCGACGCCGGTCGATTTTGCCTATTACGTGCACAGCGAACTCGGGCATCGATGCCGGGGTGCTCGCGTGGACGGGGCGATGGTGCCGTTGAACACGCCGCTGCGGAACGGGCAGACGGTCGAGATCGTCGCGGTTAAGCAGGGGGGGCCGTCGCGTGACTGGCTCAATCCCCAACTGGGCTATCTGCATAGCGCACGCGCCAAGCAAAAGGTGCGGGCGTGGTTCAACGCAATCGAGTTGCAGGAGACCGTCGCATCGGGCCGGGCCGCTGTCGAAAAGACGCTGCAACGCGAGGGGCGCACGTCGGTCAATCTCGAGGAGCTTGCTGCGAAGCTCGGCTTCAAGACGACGGACGAGCTGTTCCTACAGGTTGGCAAAGACGAACTTAGCCTACGCTCGGTTGAGCAGGCGCTTCGCGATGCGCCCGCCGCGGAGCCGTCTGGGCTAGAGCCCGCGAACTTTAAGTGGCGCAGCAGCGGCGCCAGTGTTGCGTCCGGGGCATCGACCGGCGTGCTGGTCGTGGGCGTCGACGCGTTGCTCACGCAACTGGCGAAATGTTGCCGGCCGGCGCCTCCCGACGAGATCGCCGGCTTTGTGACGCGCGGCAAAGGGGTATCAATCCATCGCAGTGATTGCGCCAGTTTTTTGCGCATGGCCGCGCGCGTGCCGGAGCGTGTGTTGCATACGGCTTGGTCCAACGACGTGCTCAGCGGCCGCGGCCAAAGCGTCTACCCAATCGACTTGGCGGTCGAAGCCGTCGATCGCCAGGGGTTGTTGCGCGACATCACCGAGGTATTCGCACGCGAGAAGATTAATCTAGTTGGCGTGAAGACCCAGACGCACCGCAACGTTGCGTATATGCAATTCACTGTGGAAGTGTCCAACAGCGCGCAGGTGCAGCGTGCCGCCACGCTGCTCGGTGACGTGCAAGGCGTGGTCCGGGCAAAGCGGCGTCAATGA
- a CDS encoding RidA family protein — protein sequence MAVQRFHVGPRLSEIAVHNGTVYLAGQIAEDTKQDITGQMREVLGHVDRLLAQAGSDKSLILSTQIYLSDMANFAAMNDVWDEWVPSGNTPPRATVQAKLANSECLVEVVVFAAQRS from the coding sequence ATGGCAGTGCAACGTTTTCATGTCGGTCCCCGTTTATCCGAAATTGCCGTGCACAATGGCACCGTCTACCTGGCTGGTCAGATCGCCGAGGATACGAAGCAAGACATTACCGGACAGATGCGCGAGGTGCTTGGCCACGTCGACCGGCTGCTCGCGCAGGCCGGCAGCGACAAGTCGCTGATTTTGTCGACGCAGATCTATCTCTCCGACATGGCGAATTTCGCTGCAATGAATGACGTGTGGGATGAATGGGTGCCCAGTGGCAATACACCGCCGCGCGCCACTGTGCAGGCCAAGCTCGCCAATTCGGAATGCCTGGTCGAAGTCGTGGTGTTTGCCGCGCAGCGAAGCTGA